In Stieleria varia, one genomic interval encodes:
- a CDS encoding ABC transporter permease, with product MRFSSLVLKNLTRRPLRTSLTLLAFSAAIAAVVALIGIARGFTKSFSGVYESHSVDIVVSRQGSADRLSSSVDEAFEEKIRAIPGVDNAAGVLLETLSFEEQGVYGIPTMGIRTDSWLRDDYRWRERAENAESENPESASSVADQAQVSLGVNLADRLGVGIGGSVSLFEEPYLVAGIFESSSAWENGSMIMPLEQLQLLTDRNGQVTYINVVLRSDATVESAKQISEEIQQLDRRLLALTTDEFVQTDTRMQIAGAMAWMTSMIAVVIGAIGTLNTMMTSVMERTREIGILRAVGWPSRRVTWMILLESLVLAIVSVVLGSLLAILLTWILSLSPSVRGILTPVIDLPVLLQGAVLGLTIGLLGAILPARRASRMMPTEAFRPW from the coding sequence ATGCGTTTTTCATCACTCGTGCTCAAAAATCTGACTCGCAGGCCACTTCGTACTAGTCTGACGTTGCTAGCGTTCTCCGCCGCCATCGCCGCCGTGGTCGCTCTGATTGGGATCGCTCGCGGTTTCACGAAGTCATTTTCGGGTGTCTATGAATCCCACAGCGTCGACATCGTGGTTTCACGGCAGGGGTCAGCGGATCGTCTCAGCAGCAGTGTCGACGAAGCGTTTGAGGAAAAGATTCGAGCGATCCCCGGAGTAGACAACGCGGCTGGGGTTTTGCTGGAGACGTTGTCGTTTGAGGAGCAAGGAGTTTATGGGATCCCGACGATGGGGATTCGCACCGATAGTTGGCTGCGAGACGATTACCGTTGGCGTGAGCGAGCAGAGAATGCTGAGTCAGAGAATCCTGAATCAGCGAGTTCGGTTGCCGATCAAGCGCAAGTGTCCTTGGGGGTGAACTTGGCCGATCGTCTCGGCGTGGGGATCGGCGGATCGGTCTCGCTTTTTGAGGAGCCGTATTTGGTCGCGGGAATTTTTGAGAGCAGCAGTGCTTGGGAGAACGGCTCGATGATCATGCCACTGGAGCAGCTGCAATTGTTGACCGACAGGAACGGCCAAGTCACTTACATCAACGTCGTGCTGCGCTCCGACGCGACGGTGGAGTCAGCGAAACAGATCTCCGAGGAAATCCAGCAGTTGGATCGCAGATTGTTGGCTTTGACCACTGACGAGTTCGTGCAGACCGACACTCGGATGCAGATCGCCGGCGCGATGGCTTGGATGACGTCCATGATTGCCGTGGTGATCGGTGCGATCGGAACACTCAACACGATGATGACCAGCGTGATGGAGCGGACGCGAGAGATTGGGATACTACGGGCGGTAGGCTGGCCGAGCCGTAGGGTGACGTGGATGATTCTGTTGGAGTCGTTGGTATTGGCGATTGTTTCCGTCGTACTGGGCAGCCTGTTGGCGATTCTTTTGACCTGGATTTTATCGCTTTCACCGTCCGTTCGCGGGATCCTGACGCCGGTGATCGATCTGCCGGTACTGCTACAGGGAGCCGTGTTGGGCCTGACGATCGGGCTGTTGGGTGCAATCCTGCCAGCCAGACGGGCCAGCCGGATGATGCCGACGGAAGCGTTTCGTCCTTGGTAA